CAGGCATAGCCAAACAAATCCATCCCGGCATTCACACCGGCGACAGCGCCCTGATTTCCGTTCCAACTACCTTCGGGAATCCCCCTGAAATAGTCATAGGATCCGTTGACTTCGACAGTTAATGATGAGAGCGATGAGGTTGCCAGCCCCAGTGCGATCAAACTTGTTGCAAAGAGTTTTTTCATTAAGTATGCTCCGCTTTTCCCTTTTTTTAAAAAAATTAATGTAGTTATGTTCGCACTAATTTTCAAACTTTTGTTTGCCCCCCTTGCCGCAAACGAGCCGATGCTCAGTAACATCGAACAGATCACATTCCATGAGATGGGGTTTGAAAGGGCGGGTGAAGCCTATTTCGCTCCCGACGGTGAAATGATCTCATTCCAGGCTGTCCCTGCAGGTGAAGAAAACTACCAGATCTATACGATGAATCTTAAAAGCCGCGAAATCAAGCGCGTCAGCCAAAATATGGGCGCCTGCACCTGCTCCTTTTTTAAACCGGATGGAACGAAGCTGATCTATGCCGGGAGCCCCCTCCAAGCGGAAAAACCGACTCCCGGCACATACAAGTGGGACTTGACCCCTTACATGAATATTTATGAAGTAAACATAGACGGCTCCGATCCGGTCGCATTAACAACCGGTCCTGCATATCATGCTGAATGCGCCTATTCGCCGGATGGAGAGCTGATTGTTTACGCCAGCGATGAAGACGGCAGCATGAACATCTACACGATGCGAAGCGATGGCAAAGAGAAACGTCAGTTGACCCATACCGCAGATTGCTATAATGGCGGCCCTTTTTTTTCGCCCGACGGCAATAAAATCGTCTTCCGTGCTGATCGAGAAGAAGCGCACATGCTGCAGGTTTACATGATGGACAAAGACGGCGGCAATCTTGTTCAGCTCACGGATAATGGCGCTGTCAACTGGGCCCCGTTTTGGCATCCATCTGGAAAAGCGATTGCCTACACCACTTCCATTCACGGCCATCGCAATTATGAAATCTATCTTCTGAATATTGAAACCGGAGCTCAATGCCGCGTCACCTGTCATGAAGGTTTCGATGGGTTACCCACCTTCAATAGGGAGGGGACAAAACTCTTGTGGACATCGAAGCGCGGCAAAGATAAAGCTTCTCACATTTTCATCGCTGATTTTGCGTACACGCCCTAATCCGGAGTAATTATGAAGCGTTTTTTCTGCCATCTCTTTTTTTCCCTCACCATCTTTTCTCTCCATGCTGATAACCAAACGACTGACCTCAGCCCGGTTGGAAACGAGACTTCTCTGCCTTTCAGCGTGGAAATTGAACTGGCTTCGTTTTCGCTCCCGACGGGCATTCAGGCGTTCGCAAGCGCTGTCTACAAGGATCAGTGGATCTTTGTGGCGGGCAGAACCAATGGATTGCACGCATTTGAC
The sequence above is drawn from the Estrella lausannensis genome and encodes:
- a CDS encoding TolB family protein, whose protein sequence is MFALIFKLLFAPLAANEPMLSNIEQITFHEMGFERAGEAYFAPDGEMISFQAVPAGEENYQIYTMNLKSREIKRVSQNMGACTCSFFKPDGTKLIYAGSPLQAEKPTPGTYKWDLTPYMNIYEVNIDGSDPVALTTGPAYHAECAYSPDGELIVYASDEDGSMNIYTMRSDGKEKRQLTHTADCYNGGPFFSPDGNKIVFRADREEAHMLQVYMMDKDGGNLVQLTDNGAVNWAPFWHPSGKAIAYTTSIHGHRNYEIYLLNIETGAQCRVTCHEGFDGLPTFNREGTKLLWTSKRGKDKASHIFIADFAYTP